A genomic window from Coccinella septempunctata chromosome 9, icCocSept1.1, whole genome shotgun sequence includes:
- the LOC123320017 gene encoding ABC transporter A family member 1-like, with protein MNKQFEMEEPKPTSLYMEQLKAMLKRNILLKKREKRKTLAEVLLPLYSLGLLILIKFSIPNPNFPEMTTPRGEAELFEYFQHFQNHTVAVVPNTTDTLDFLEEVNKLWLGTQEDQDRHKEPINWLVFPNKSELLKAYWMEPRQIPVAVIFEEPGPINGKLKYEIRSNPSYHETPATTILYSSPASCRQFTSHWTDVLPIESGDSCPVNEYYYSGFVALQALLDYTKIKIDSGRDDIKIPQISLEMFPKEAYTANWMLIFRVLIPLYMVTALSQFITYLLILIVGEKENKIKEGMKIMGLRDSVFWLSWFIIYATFVSIFSIVCCILLFTLRVFQNTNFLLIFLLVLLFSLSIIMFGFMITPFFDKSRTAGILGNFIVIIMSLFYFIQIFIDSSNSTILWIISLISSSGFALAMDKALVMELSGEGVSFENLWDGEGISFGGSLIMMALDTVIYGLLAYYLDSVVPSETGIKRSPLFCFKPSFWCSKKPVKDYPIANGGSVASLNTGEDGNVDVEPVNREMKGREAIKIVDLYKSFTNCRKPQIKAINGINLTIYEGQITAILGHNGAGKTTLFNILTGLTSPTSGTAYIFGYDVRDTNDMDEIRRMTGVCPQHDILFDNLTPKEHLEFFAAVKGIPEESREFEVMKILRDIDLSDKANSFARHLSGGQKRKLSIGIALIGDPKIIILDEPTAGVDPYSRRHMWSFLQNRRHGKVILLTTHFMDEADILADRKAVVSKGSIRCCGSSLFLKNKFGIGYHLTLVLDGVAKEHQIAKLVTSHVAKAEKARRHGRELSFILPHNAVNNFAPLFSAIEQEINNQNGKLGISSYGVSMTTLEEVFLHLERDEEELEEEQVDEFSKKIVRSRALSRSLSLQSKSTSYQSLQNEGNNIGNIETECNPSIFQTLFALLHLRVIRIYRDIQKLYFMVFLPLGLAALGLYFNGNQTFEPKQQTLALNGTTYPDATLAIHNDSGKNLDTFLEEMLYSGARQIDEYNGNFSLLLEMKPHMAALNINVFNYPEYSLTVIYNDTFQHGLPIVINFISNSLYRLMTPDSVRTGLWEPIEVNAQPFQQTAQPEGFNLGVISAATFMGMIFVLVPASLSVDMVYDREIKAKNQLRVNGLSFCLYFITYLLVLMGLMLIICSALFLIIALFKIPTLAGWPALLTLAVLIFLYCPCSILFNICVSYVFDKTDTAQAMLPNITTFLGMIPFYFVMFLDMMRIGGKASFILHTVFSLVNTMYMPFAIIYYVQRVFIMCKHNYACGELSITDYLTNEIVIMLVGIFVSMPFWFFVLVVLDIKKSGGSVGDALKCFFSKQDAPEVVDDISEMSDIGENEDNDVKTERLKVKNLLHTQTETPPVVIVQNLHKEYNKDSVRVCECCFKREEEVESPKTIIKSLCLSVEAGEVFGLLGHNGAGKTTTMRIITAEEAPTRGRVQICGKSITSNMNDVFHLLGYCPQHDALWKNITVREHLECYAAIRGVPRSKIPKVVNLYLSGLQIHEHAEKQTQQCSGGTKRKLSFAMAMIGNPKIVLLDEPSTGMDPKSKRFLWDTIIASFQGSRGAILTTHSMEEADALCSRVGIMVKGELRCLGPTQHLKNLYGAGYTLEIKLKGGDSTPTSTTGDKGNDLREFVANLFQDANLLESFADRLVFSVPQSSVPSLAKCFTSLEKAKIDLDIEEYSFSQTTLEQVFLKFAQYDEVNSE; from the exons ATGAATAAACAATTTGAAATGGAGGAGCCAAAGCCTACTTCCTTGTATATGGAGCAACTGAAGGCTATGTTGAAGAGAAATATacttttgaaaaagagagaaaaacGGAAAACTCTTGCT GAAGTCTTATTGCCCCTCTACTCCTTGGGTCTCTTGATCTTGATAAAATTCTCAATACCCAACCCCAACTTTCCCGAAATGACAACACCCAGAGGAGAAGCTGAACTGTTCGagtattttcaacattttcaaaacCACACTGTTGCTGTAGTACCTAATACCACCGATACCTTG GACTTTTTGGAAGAAGTCAACAAATTGTGGTTGGGGACACAGGAAGACCAGGATCGCCACAAAGAACCCATAAACTGGTTGGTTTTCCCCAACAAATCTGAATTATTGAAAGCCTACTGGATGGAACCCAGGCAGATACCTGTTGCTGTGATTTTCGAGGAGCCTGGACccatcaatggaaaattaaa GTATGAAATAAGGTCTAATCCTTCCTACCATGAAACCCCAGCAACTACGATACTGTACAGTTCCCCTGCTTCGTGCAGACAATTCACCAGTCATTGGACCGATGTTCTACCAATAGAATCAGGGGATAGTTGTCCTgttaatgaatattattattctggATTTGTTGCTCTGCAGGCTTTGTTGGATTACACCAAAATCAAG ATTGACTCTGGGAGGGATGATATAAAAATTCCCCAAATATCATTGGAAATGTTCCCGAAAGAAGCTTACACAGCCAACTGGATGCTCATCTTCCGTGTACTGATACCACTTTATATGGTTACTGCTCTATCCCAGTTCATCACTTATCTGTTGATACTCATTGTTGGAGAGAAAGAGAATAAAATCAAAGAAGGCATGAAAATAATGGGGCTTAGAGATTCAGTGTTTTG GTTGTCTTGGTTCATAATATACGCAACCTTTGTTTCGATCTTTTCTATAGTGTGTTGTATCCTTCTCTTCACACTGAGAGTGTTTCAGAATACCAACTTCCTTCTAATTTTTCTATTGGTACTTCTGTTCTCATTGTCGATCATCATGTTTGGATTTATGATAACaccatttttcgataaatcAAGG aCCGCAGGAATTCTTGGAAATTTCATTGTTATCATCATGAGTTTGTTCTATTTCATTCAGATATTCATCGATAGTTCCAATTCCACCATATTGTGGATTATATCACTAATAAGTTCTTCAGGCTTTGCTCTTGCCATGGATAAG GCTTTAGTGATGGAATTATCAGGAGAAGGTGTAAGTTTCGAGAACTTGTGGGACGGTGAAGGGATTTCTTTCGGAGGAAGTTTGATCATGATGGCTCTGGATACTGTTATTTACGGTCTTTTAGCCTATTATTTGGACTCTGTTGTTCCCA GTGAAACCGGTATAAAAAGAAGCCCTTTGTTCTGTTTCAAACCCTCCTTCTGGTGCTCCAAGAAGCCAGTTAAAGATTATCCGATAGCCAACGGAGGCTCTGTAGCATCACTGAACACTGGTGAAGATGGCAACGTAGATGTGGAACCTGTCAACAGAGAAATGAAAGGAAGGGAGGCTATAAAAATTGTGGATTTATACAAGTCTTTCACT AATTGCAGAAAACCCCAGATCAAGGCAATAAACGGGATCAACTTGACTATATACGAAGGGCAGATAACAGCTATTTTGGGACATAACGGTGCTGGGAAAACCACCTTGTTCAACATTCTAACAGGCCTTACTTCTCCTACTTCTGGTACAGCGTACATTTTTGGCTATGACGTCAG aGACACAAATGACATGGACGAAATAAGAAGAATGACTGGAGTGTGTCCCCAACACGATATTCTATTCGACAATCTAACTCCGAAGGAACACTTGGAATTTTTTGCTGCAGTTAAG GGTATTCCGGAGGAGTCAAGGGAGTTTGAAGTGATGAAGATCTTAAGAGACATAGATTTAAGTGATAAAGCCAACTCTTTCGCTAGGCACTTGAGTGGTGGTCAGAAGAGGAAACTTTCCATTGGAATTGCTCTGATAGGGGATCCAAAG ATCATTATTCTGGATGAACCAACAGCCGGGGTAGATCCTTATTCCAGAAGACACATGTGGTCGTTCTTACAAAACAGGAGGCACGGAAAGGTGATACTGTTAACCACACACTTCATGGATGAAGCCGATATATTAG CTGATCGTAAAGCTGTGGTTTCTAAGGGGAGTATACGATGTTGTGGGAGTTCCTTATTTTTAAAGAACAAATTTGGGATAGGATATCATCTCACTTTGGTCCTAGATG GTGTGGCGAAGGAGCATCAAATAGCAAAGCTTGTAACCAGCCACGTTGCCAAAGCAGAGAAAGCTAGAAGGCACGGAAGGGAGCTAAGCTTCATCTTACCTCACAACGCTGTCAACAATTTTGCTCCTCTTTTCTCTGCCATTGAACAAGAGATCAACAATCAGAATGGGAAATTGG GTATCTCGAGTTATGGAGTATCGATGACTACTCTTGAAGAGGTCTTCCTTCATCTCGAAAGAGACGAGGAGGAGCTTGAGGAGGAACAAGTGGATGAATTTTCTAAGAAAATCGTTCGGAGTAGAGCTCTGAGTAGGAGTCTGAGCCTTCAGAGCAAGAGCACCAGCTATCAGAGTCTCCAAAATGAAGGAAATAACATTGGAAATATAGAAACAG AATGCAACCCGTCTATTTTCCAAACATTATTCGCCCTTCTCCATCTTCGGGTGATAAGAATATACAGGGACATTCAAAAATTGTACTTTATGGTTTTCTTACCTCTCGGCTTAGCAGCTTTGGGCTTGTATTTCAACGGAAACCAGACATTCGAGCCGAAACAGCAAACTTTAGCCTTAAATG GCACCACTTATCCAGATGCCACTTTAGCCATACATAATGATTCCGGAAAAAATCTGGACACATTTCTGGAGGAAATGTTGTACTCTGGTGCCAGGCAAATAGACGAGTACAatggaaatttttcgttactTCTTGAGATGAAGCCTCACATGGCAGCCTTGAATATAAACGTATTCAATTATCCGGAATACAGTTTGACTGTTATATACAACGATACTTTCCAGCACGGGTTACCAATTGTGATTAATTTTATAAGCAATTCTCTTTACAG GTTGATGACACCAGACAGTGTCAGAACAGGCCTTTGGGAGCCAATAGAAGTGAATGCTCAGCCGTTCCAGCAAACTGCCCAGCCCGAAGGCTTCAATTTAGGGGTTATCTCTGCAGCCACCTTTATGGGCATGATTTTTGTCCTGGTACCAGCAAGCTTATCAGTCGATATGGTCTACGATAGAGAA ATCAAAGCCAAAAATCAATTACGAGTGAACGGGCTATCTTTCTGTCTCTACTTCATAACCTACCTGCTGGTCTTGATGGGTCTGATGTTGATTATATGCAGCGCCCTCTTCCTGATAATAGCGCTGTTCAAAATACCGACGCTAGCCGGCTGGCCGGCCCTTTTAACCCTTGcagttttgatatttttatattgtCCGTGTTCGATACTGTTCAACATATGCGTGAGCTACGTCTTCGACAAAACAGACACTGCGCAAGCTATGCTTCCCAATATAACAACTTTCTTAGGGATGATACCGTTCTATTTCGTGATGTTCCTCGATATGATGAGGATTG GTGGTAAAGCGTCCTTCATTCTCCACACCGTTTTTTCACTGGTGAACACCATGTATATGCCCTTCGCTATAATTTACTATGTACAGCGTGTTTTTATAATGTGTAAACATAACTACGCCTGCGGAGAGCTGAGTATAACAGATTATTTGACCAATGAGATCGTTATAATGTTGGTTGGTATATTTGTCAGCATGCCGTTTTGGTTCTTCGTGTTGGTGGTCTTGGATATCAAGAAAAGTGGTGGGAGTGTGGGGGATGCTCTGAAATGCTTCTTCTCCAAG CAAGATGCGCCTGAAGTAGTTGATGATATAAGCGAGATGAGTGATATTGGGGAGAACGAGGATAATGACGTGAAAACCGAACGTTTGAAAGTGAAAAATTTGCTGCACACTCAGACGGAAACTCCCCCGGTGGTTATTGTGCAGAATCTGCATAAAGAGTACAACAAGGATTCTGTGAGGGTGTGCGAATGCTGCTTCAAGAGGGAGGAAGAAGTCGAGTCTCCCAAGACCATCATCAAAAGCCTATGTTTGTCTGTGGAGGCTGGTGAAGTTTTCGGGTTGTTGGGACATAACGGCGCCGGTAAGACGACAACGATGAGGATTATAACTGCTGAAGAAGCGCCTACTAGAGGCAGG GTGCAAATCTGCGGAAAAAGTATCACTTCGAACATGAACGACGTGTTCCATCTCCTCGGTTATTGTCCGCAACACGACGCCCTCTGGAAGAACATAACGGTGAGGGAACACTTGGAATGTTACGCAGCCATCAGGGGAGTCCCCCGATCCAAGATCCCCAAGGTGGTCAATCTGTACCTTAGCGGTCTGCAAATTCACGAGCACGCTGAGAAGCAGACGCAGCAATGCTCCGGGGGCACCAAGAGGAAACTGTCCTTCGCCATGGCCATGATCGGCAACCCCAAGATAGTCTTGTTGGACGAACCTTCCACCGGGATGGACCCCAAGAGCAAGCGCTTCTTGTGGGATACTATAATTGCCAGCTTTCAG GGATCTAGAGGTGCTATCTTAACTACGCATTCGATGGAGGAAGCTGACGCTTTGTGTTCGAGAGTAGGCATAATGGTCAAAGGAGAACTAAG ATGCTTGGGGCCCACCCAACACCTGAAGAATCTTTACGGTGCCGGATACACCCTGGAGATCAAACTGAAGGGTGGGGACAGTACCCCCACCTCCACCACGGGGGATAAAGGCAACGATCTGAGAGAATTCGTAGCTAATCTCTTCCAAGACGCCAATCTCTTAGAGAGCTTCGCCGACAGATTAGTTTTCAGTGTTCCACAATCTTCGGTGCCTTCTTTGGCCAAATGCTTCACCAGTCTCGAAAAAG CTAAAATTGACCTCGACATTGAGGAATATAGCTTTAGCCAGACAACTCTGGAACAAGTTTTCCTCAAATTCGCGCAGTACGACGAAGTCAACTCTGAATAA